In the Candidatus Polarisedimenticolia bacterium genome, GCCCGATCGAGGTCGCCGGCGAGGGCCAGGACGGCCGGGAAGAACGCCTCGAGCGCGCCGAATTCTCTGGCCGTGCGCCGGCCGGACGTCATGTCGACCGGTCCGTACCAGAGTCCTGTGGGCGTCTCGTCCGCGACGTGCCGGTTCAGAGCCGCGATGCTCTCTCGCCACATCCGGCCGCACTCCTCGTCGTCGAACAGCCGCCAGCACTTCAGGAGATATTCGTAGTAGGAGTCGATGCGCGCGCCGACGTGGCTCGAGGGGCTGACCCAGCGACCCGACTCGACGTCGATCACCTCCCCCACCAGGCCGATCGGGGATCGGCGTTCGAACAGCCGGGTCAGCGCATGCTTCGCCTTGTCGTAATAGACACTCTTGCCGGTGAGCCGGGCCAGGGTGCCGAACTCCAGCAGGAGGGTACCGATTTCCGCGGGGTTGCTCTCGGCGCCGCTCGTTTCCCCCGTCTTGAGGTTCACGTACACGTAGGGCATGCCCGTCGGCGAATCGAAGACCGGCAGGAGACGGCGACCCAGGTCGTCGGCGAGCGCCAGCAGGCGGGGGTCGCTCATCATCTGGCTGGCGGACAGCAGCCCGCCGAGGACCCGGATGGTGATCTCGAAGTTCTTGACCGAGATGTCCTTGTCGAAGGAGAGGTTCTCCACGATGTACGCCCTGGTGCGCTCGGCCTCCTCCCTGTCACCGAGGAGCAGCAGCGTGTCGAGAGCGTCCACCGGCGTGATCAGGAGCGGCCGGGAATACCAGTCATGCGCCTCCCGGCTCAGGGGTTTCAGCTCGTCGTGGCCCCAGGCGTACCGCTTGTAGCCCTCCCACGCGTGGCGGAACTCTTCCCGCACGCGGCCGGCCATGGCCTTCCGCTCCGCGCCCCGCCATTCCCGAGCCGCCGTGCCGGTCGGCGCGGCCGTGCAGCCGCTGAGCGCCACGACTCCAAGCATCGCCAGACGACGCATGCGACCGTCCCTCGGTCCCACCCGCCGCCCACGATACAACAGAGCCCAGTCGATGGCGCGGTGGGAGCCCGCAGTCGTACTTGAGTCTGAGGATCTCTCGCAATCGTCTCATCGGTAGTCTCAAGGACGGCATGCCGTGGCTCCCTCCTTCGAGGGACCCACTGTGTCTTCCTACTTGGCATCGTTGAGATCGATAGCACCGAGCGCCAGGACTTTGGTGTCTTTGAACGTGGCCTGACACCACCGCTCGTCGCAACGATTGAAGACGCGGTACGCTTGGACAACGTGCCCACGCGGGCCGGCATGGCTATCGGCGAGGTTGAACAGCACACCGATGACAGTCTCGACGCCGGCGGCATGGTCACTATAAAGGTCATCAGGAACGCGGCCCTGTCGCGACGACCGCCAGCTCTCACCACGCGCCTTCAGAAGCTCTTTGCCCCGTGATGACTGACCGGACGCAGAGACAATAGGGTTGCTGCTCGCCGCATCCGATAACGCCGCGATCCGTAACCCTGGCCCTCCGCTCCTCGCTCCGGGCCAGGGTCGAGCGCCGCGCGCCACACAGACCGTAGCGCGCGTCGTACGGAACAGGCGTTATCCGACGCGGCCCCCGGGGCACAGGCCGCGCCGGCCGCACTCCACCGTTAAAGAAGTGAACGCTCCCATCGCCGCGCCGCGCGACCGTCACGGCCCGTGCGTCCGGGTCGCAGCGGCGTCTTTGCAGTTCCCCCCTGGCGCCGGCCTGCGGCACGCCCCCCAGCGGGCCGCTGGGGGGCTCGGCGCCCGACGTCTCGAACTCGCCTCGATGACGACGCCGTTGCTCTTTCCTTCGATGAGTAGTTGATCTTGTTCGCCGGTGCGGCGCGCGGTTGAGCGCGAGCCCCCCGGCGGCCCGCCGGGGGGCGGGCCGAAGGCCGCGCAAGGGGGGCAGTGCATCATGCTCGCTGCGCCCCGCACGCAACGACCGTGACGGCCGCACGGATCAGGTTGTCGAGGAGATCAGATCAGCGAAGAGAAGTGCGGCCGGCGCGGGCGTTGCCGCGGGGTCCGCGTCTCGCCCAAGCGCGCCTTATGCCGCGTGGTCCCGGAGCGCTCCGCGCGGAGGGCCACGTCGGCATAAGTCCCGCTTGGCGAGCATGGACAGCAGCCCACCGATCTAATGGGGGCCACAGATCCGAGCATAATCCGCAGCGATCTCCCGGACGCTCAGATCGGGATCCTGAACAAGATCATTGAGTTTCTTGCAAGCGATCGACGTACCGATCCGAATTAGACCCTTCACTGCATTCATACGCACTAGTGGGTCAGGGTCCTCTAGGCGATCCATCAACACCTGA is a window encoding:
- a CDS encoding glycoside hydrolase family 47 protein — translated: MRRLAMLGVVALSGCTAAPTGTAAREWRGAERKAMAGRVREEFRHAWEGYKRYAWGHDELKPLSREAHDWYSRPLLITPVDALDTLLLLGDREEAERTRAYIVENLSFDKDISVKNFEITIRVLGGLLSASQMMSDPRLLALADDLGRRLLPVFDSPTGMPYVYVNLKTGETSGAESNPAEIGTLLLEFGTLARLTGKSVYYDKAKHALTRLFERRSPIGLVGEVIDVESGRWVSPSSHVGARIDSYYEYLLKCWRLFDDEECGRMWRESIAALNRHVADETPTGLWYGPVDMTSGRRTAREFGALEAFFPAVLALAGDLDRARRLQDSAFSMWSAAGVEPDGFDYVAMRATHPAYPLRPEIVESAWSLHRATGDPRYLDMGRVFFDAIVTHCRTEAGYAVLEDVNTKRQGDLMPSYFLAETLKYFHLLFAPQDDIDPEKVVFTTEAHPLRRTW